Part of the Onthophagus taurus isolate NC chromosome 11, IU_Otau_3.0, whole genome shotgun sequence genome is shown below.
AAATAGAAATCCCCTACTTAAGTGATAATTATAACAGATTACCGAAGCTCACTCGAGCGTATTAAGAACCCAAACCTTAATAAGCAATCCTTATAAATCCTTTGCAATCGGCAAGATATTGATGAcacaaatcaaataaaattagtaccaACCTACGTTACAAAAACttccatttttcaaaaaagttccCTTTGTATCTACACTGTTATTACTAGACTGAGAATAGGACATGTGCCCAcctatttgtttaaaattagaattaaagaTACCCCACAATGCAAATGTGGGGAAGAGGGTGATCTAGACTCTAGACCGTACCTTTTTCGCCTATCCAAGATCTCTAATCAACGACAGAAACTATTTGCAGGTCTATTTAAGAAACATATACCAATTATAAGGTcattgcagcaaattgtacccttaacacaatgttctgtaacatttttgctcccagatgcatcaatgtagagaatttttcaaaaatgtatagaTGCATGATATAGAAAagcttttacaacaaaagttgtagcaaattatacccttaacacaatgccatccaacgtttttgctcccagatgcatcaatgtagagaatttttcacaatacagaaaaacttttataacaaaacttGTAACAATTTACCAATTAACCTGGTATCATTGCTAACTACCGGCTCATTTGAGATATACTTCATGTTGTTTGAATATGTTAAATCTGCTCTACTTGATAATAGTATCATAAAAGTCTGGTCACCACGTAAAATCATTTCTACTTGTGTTTGTTTGTTGTTTGCAGAATTGTcgtattttatatttgtaaatattgtaagaaataaaatctacaggacaaaaagttttaagaGCAGGGAGCCAAAGAAACAAGAAAGTATACAATACAACAAGAGTCAGTGGAAACTCTGTAGCTGGAAATGATATAAACGAGGAAACTCCAAAACCTAACTAAATGTCCATCAATCaacttataaattaattttggggCAATACAATTAATTGGTTAAATTTCttctaattaaattatctttagtATTTAGCTGCGTCATTGGGAATTAGAATTATAAGAGGAACTATACTAGAAAGTATAACAGTAACCATAACTCATGATTGTTAATTAAGGACATCTTAGAGAAGGAAAAGCAATTAAAAGATCAAGACCAATAATAAAGATTGATGAATATCAATAGAACGTAATTAACAAGATGTGTTTGccgattttaaaataaaaaacatcacaaattaacttaaaaaaggatatttaatatacttaaaatttaattaaaaactaaataaatgaGTATTTACAAAGTATttcgaaaagaaatttaatctCTTTTAAATCGCAACGATTTTAGcaaaactaagaaataagaaaaatacgtATACAATgcaaacattattaaaatctacttAAAATGTGAGAAAAAATTGTgcttaaaacttaattattgtatatttacataagttaaaaatgattttctttgGTTCCTAAAAGAAAGATtgagcaaaaatatttttggaaatgCATCATTACCGATGTgtcaaaatataaatcattttcctggatttatttttcaagCAAAATTGGTAAATTAAAAcgataataactaaaaatgagACGCTAAAAACTCCGACGGAAGCTGAAATGATTAACGTTGTTGTTCCTTCTTCTTCATCATCTAAATTATcggctataaaataaattaagttagGCAACTTCTTTTACacactttttttaacttaccCATTAATCGCCCGTTTAAATACATTTCCGTCGTTAAATCAACATCAAACAAAACCAAACTTAATccttcttcatttttattaaaatcgcccaattttaattcatcaattttaatatttccacCAATCAAGgcattaaattcatttaaattttccttaaaaatgttatcaatttCATCTTTTCCATTAACGTTAACGTGAATGCTTTGTAATGTAATTACATcatgtaatattttaaattttagttctaAATAACTCGATTCTTgttgtattattaaaataggTTCGTACGAGTTAACACAAATCTTGTTAAATTGATCGAGATATTTAGGAGATTCCAATTCGTTATTTTCcgtgattaaaataaattgataccCAATCATCCCCATAAAACAGATTTCAACGTTTTCATCGAATtctttcgattttaaaaacgTGTGATCGTAAGTTTCAGTTACCCCGTCTCCTTTTTGATCAGTctcgatattttttaaaagatattttaaatcgtAATGAGCCAAAGTttctaatttaacatttttcgttAACGTTTTTAAAgccattttttcattttgttttagatccggccacaatttcaataaataatcatCAAGATTGGGAGAATGTTTCTTTAAATCTTCTTGTAAGTTTTCATTTGAGTCATCTTCGACACTTACAATGTTAGctgattcaattttttttgatccaattttttttgattcaatctTTTCTGATTCAATTTTTTCTGTTGTGATCGtaattttttcgttattttcaaTGAAAGTAATGTTttcagaattaaatttaccatTTCCAACGAGTTTTTCTGTCAAGATTGatacgtttttattttctgaaGAGGTTGTTAATTCTTTGAAAGGATCAATATCGATTATATTCGTTTTAATAGGAGAAACTGTTTTTATATCTAAACCCAAAAACTCTAAAACATCGTCTGGTTTATTAACCAATTCGTTTGGcgatgaatttattatttttaaccatTCATCTTCTGTAATTggttttaaagttattatctCAGTTAAAGGTGTTATTTGATATCCATTTTCAAGCTTTGTGGTTGTTGATTCaagaattatttctttattgaaattatCTGTTAATATATTTGATGTAGATTCAAATAAAGTTTCATTTTCGGTTTCGTTCTTGATTAAAATGATAATTTCCTCCTCAATTTTAGAATTTTCTTGAGTATCACCTTTGGAATCATTATTTTGactaaaaagtttcaaatttaatatttccacTGTTTTATTCCCATTTTCTTCTTCGTTCCTTTTTGAATCATTaacatcaaatttttcaataataatttctgCGAATCCAtgttttccttttcttctatTCAAATCTTTCGGTTTTTCTTTAACACTTTCTTTCTCATCCCCAATTTCATCCCCGGATCCTTCAATTTCCAAATTTCTTCCCTTAATCCCAACAAAATCATTTCCAAATCCTGATCCTTCCATCTCAAATTCCTTATTGTTACTAATCTTGTCATAAGAaccattaaaaatgttaacatcctcaaaatcatctttattttcgttatcttcgtaataataattcttttcaaatCCGATTGAATTTGAATCGTGAACATCTGGTTCGTTTCTTAATGGTGGTCGTCCAGTTTTCTCTTTCTCTTCACGGTCTATCATCGAGCGTTCTATTTTTGAGGCGTTGTAAAATTTGTTCTGTTCGTTTCTTAGATATTTTACGTTGTAGATGTTGTCGGCTTGACTTTGCCACTCAAAAGCAGACTTAGTTTGGGGTACTTGAGTTGTTTGAATTGTCGCCTCAATGGGATCTTTTGTTTCAACGGACAAGAACGAATTCGTAAAGAGGTCTAGTGGACTTGAAATTGAccctaaaaagtttttattaattaaaatcgtattaaaaaaattaattatctagcgaaaagaaaaaaaattgtataggGGTGGTTTGCATAAAAGAACCTTTAGAAAACACAAAAAGATCCAAGGGCTGAACAACACGTGCAAGTTTAAACATCTGGTCTTATTCCATGAAAGAATTTGGGCgcgaatttttattttgtaccaaaaaagattttttagataaataaaataatcttaccctttacaaaaacaattaaaatcacgatgaaaaacatttttttcactttttgcttcattttttaaacgataattctcttcttttttttgtcagttgttGTTTGAAGTGGATGTGAACTCGCACGCTGCAAGAATTTATCTGGAGGCTGAGTTCTTCCGGTGAGGTTTATTCCTTATTTCTTCTGCGACGACTCGTCTGAGTGTGAAGTGGAGGGTCGTAAAGTTCGGTGTTTAAATGAATGCTAAGGACAAAGACGCGGAGGGGTGTCGGAGACACTTTAGTATTTGGATTGTTTTTGGGGAAAAAAGACGTCGGGCGCCGACTTATTTCCACATAATTCCTTTTTTGTaagattttaaatgatttaaactCTCCTTTTTCAACaaataaacttgataaataacaaataaaaaatctcaAGTAACTAATAGATTCATTTAAGAAGGAATTAAATAGTGattaaattgtttgttttttatactTAAGATAAAAGCTAACtggttcattttttttgagaGGAAGTGAAAACAATGGGATTTAAGGTGTTTGGAGACAGTCTGATTCAGGTACAATGGTAAAGTCTAgtcgaaaaatatatttccggagaaaatgagaaaattaaaaaaggttgGCGCCTAACTTATAAAAGAACCTATACCTAAATCATTCtagaaaaaataacttaagAAGAACATTTTTAAGCTCTATTTGTCTATGTTCTATACAAAACTGTTTCCTGATTAGATTAGTTCCGGTTATCAATTTCCGGATTAAATTTCCTTCGATATCTTTACTTCTTATGAAacacaatatttgaagttaaaaaaaaataaaaaatgggttTTATGTGATCATAACAAGATTTATTTCGTCGtaatatcttaattagttcttgagatacgattttttaaaattctattcTTAAGTCTATCATAATCAAACGTAtatgatttgatttaaaaaatcataacacccatatttctgaaaaataagaaattatttatggcacatttaatctacattaaatttactttaaaatgctttttatttcgtcgtaatatctcaatttgttcttgagatacgatctcTTAAACTTCCATTCACAATTCtacaacaatcaaacatgcacaATCGGGTTTAAACATTCATAACAACCACgcttatggaaaataagaaattatttttctctCATTTAATCcccattaaatttgctttaaagtgCACTTTATTTGATCGTTATATCTCAactcgtttttgagatacgatttttttaatttctagtaaccagtttacaacaaaagttcagaatttggtttaaaaaatcataacaacgatatttatgcaaaataagaaattatttatggaacctttaatatacattaagtttgctttaaaatgctttttatttcatcgtaatatctcaactcgttcttaagatacgatttttttaatttctagtaCCTAATCTATAACAAACACCCAgcgttggatttaaaaaatcataacattgtcatttatacaaaataagaaattatttatggcacatttaatctacattaaattcgctttaaaatactttttatttcatcgtaatatctcaatttgttcttgagatacgatctcTTAAACTTCCATTCACAATTTTGCAACAATCAAACATGAACAATAGGGTTTAAACATTCACAACAACCACGCTTATGGATAATTAGGAATTATTTTTCTCTCAtttaatatctattaaattagctttaaagtgCACTTTATTTGATCGTTATATCTCAactcgtttttgagatacgatttttttaatttctagtaaccagtttacaacaaaagttcaaaatttggtttaaaaaatcataacaacgttATTGAtgcaaaataagaaattatttatggaaactttaatatacattaagtttgctttaaaatgctttttatttcatcgtaatatctcaactcgttcttaagatacgatttttttaatttctagtaCCTAATCTATAACAAACACCCAGcattggatttaaaaaatcataacattgtcatttatacaaaataagaaattatttatggcacatttaatctacattaaatttactttaaaacgctttttatttcatcgtaatatctcaatttgttct
Proteins encoded:
- the LOC111415695 gene encoding uncharacterized protein — translated: MKQKVKKMFFIVILIVFVKGSISSPLDLFTNSFLSVETKDPIEATIQTTQVPQTKSAFEWQSQADNIYNVKYLRNEQNKFYNASKIERSMIDREEKEKTGRPPLRNEPDVHDSNSIGFEKNYYYEDNENKDDFEDVNIFNGSYDKISNNKEFEMEGSGFGNDFVGIKGRNLEIEGSGDEIGDEKESVKEKPKDLNRRKGKHGFAEIIIEKFDVNDSKRNEEENGNKTVEILNLKLFSQNNDSKGDTQENSKIEEEIIILIKNETENETLFESTSNILTDNFNKEIILESTTTKLENGYQITPLTEIITLKPITEDEWLKIINSSPNELVNKPDDVLEFLGLDIKTVSPIKTNIIDIDPFKELTTSSENKNVSILTEKLVGNGKFNSENITFIENNEKITITTEKIESEKIESKKIGSKKIESANIVSVEDDSNENLQEDLKKHSPNLDDYLLKLWPDLKQNEKMALKTLTKNVKLETLAHYDLKYLLKNIETDQKGDGVTETYDHTFLKSKEFDENVEICFMGMIGYQFILITENNELESPKYLDQFNKICVNSYEPILIIQQESSYLELKFKILHDVITLQSIHVNVNGKDEIDNIFKENLNEFNALIGGNIKIDELKLGDFNKNEEGLSLVLFDVDLTTEMYLNGRLMADNLDDEEEGTTTLIISASVGVFSVSFLVIIVLIYQFCLKNKSRKMIYILTHR